The following proteins are encoded in a genomic region of Chlamydiales bacterium STE3:
- a CDS encoding NADH-quinone oxidoreductase subunit B (Product derived from UniProtKB/Swiss-Prot:Q6MDR5;Gene name derived from UniProtKB/Swiss-Prot:Q6MDR5;EC number derived from UniProtKB/Swiss-Prot:Q6MDR5), giving the protein MEEKRIGVGMTANNRTPFLVGPLEEMINWARKNSLWPVQFGLACCAIEMMSTAASRYDIARFGMEVFRASPRQSDVMIVAGRVSQKMAPVLKTIYEQMLEPKWVIAMGDCSSCGGIYNNYAVVQGVDKIVPVDVYVAGCPPRPDALLYGLLKLQEKIAQEHPLRKKELHHENA; this is encoded by the coding sequence CTGGAAGAAAAAAGGATTGGAGTGGGAATGACAGCTAACAATCGCACACCCTTTCTCGTTGGCCCTTTGGAAGAAATGATTAACTGGGCGCGTAAAAATTCTTTATGGCCTGTCCAGTTCGGACTTGCCTGCTGCGCTATCGAGATGATGTCTACAGCTGCCAGCCGCTATGATATTGCAAGGTTTGGGATGGAGGTTTTTAGAGCTTCACCTCGCCAAAGTGATGTCATGATTGTGGCAGGGAGGGTGAGCCAAAAAATGGCTCCTGTCTTAAAGACTATTTATGAGCAAATGCTAGAACCCAAATGGGTGATCGCCATGGGAGATTGTTCATCTTGTGGAGGCATCTACAATAATTATGCCGTAGTACAAGGCGTTGATAAAATTGTTCCTGTCGATGTCTATGTCGCAGGATGCCCTCCAAGGCCCGATGCACTCCTATACGGTCTTCTCAAACTACAAGAAAAAATCGCCCAAGAACACCCTTTGAGAAAGAAAGAGTTGCACCATGAAAACGCTTGA
- a CDS encoding NADH-quinone oxidoreductase subunit A (Product derived from UniProtKB/Swiss-Prot:B3E9W9;Gene name derived from UniProtKB/Swiss-Prot:B3E9W9;EC number derived from UniProtKB/Swiss-Prot:B3E9W9), protein MEEFFPIFIYFAMLLLFTGLTLALSALFPSDRSEKAKFMPYESGIRTETHLLQRRFPLRHYLVALIFLVFDIEVVFLYPWAVIGKQIGPFAFYEMTFFLCALLIGFAYVWKKKGLEWE, encoded by the coding sequence ATGGAAGAATTTTTCCCCATCTTTATCTATTTTGCAATGCTCCTTCTTTTTACAGGATTGACACTGGCTCTCTCTGCCCTTTTTCCTTCAGATAGATCGGAAAAAGCAAAATTTATGCCTTACGAGTCGGGAATTCGAACAGAAACGCACTTGCTACAACGGCGGTTTCCGCTTCGCCACTATTTGGTTGCCCTTATTTTTCTCGTTTTCGATATCGAAGTGGTTTTTCTCTACCCTTGGGCAGTAATCGGCAAACAAATTGGCCCTTTTGCATTTTATGAAATGACTTTTTTCCTTTGCGCATTGCTAATCGGCTTTGCCTACGTCTGGAAGAAAAAAGGATTGGAGTGGGAATGA
- a CDS encoding Uncharacterized protein (Product derived from UniProtKB/Trembl:F8L1Z9), which produces MKQIGIFMTIPFVLAGPPALGWLIGNWLDANLHSYPYFMYGLIFLGFIAGFREMFRIVNRFGDEV; this is translated from the coding sequence ATGAAACAGATCGGCATCTTTATGACCATTCCTTTTGTCCTGGCAGGGCCGCCAGCTCTTGGCTGGCTAATTGGCAATTGGCTTGATGCAAATTTGCACAGTTACCCCTATTTCATGTATGGATTGATTTTTTTAGGATTTATAGCAGGTTTCCGCGAAATGTTCCGAATTGTCAATAGGTTTGGCGATGAAGTTTGA